Proteins encoded within one genomic window of Pongo pygmaeus isolate AG05252 chromosome 18, NHGRI_mPonPyg2-v2.0_pri, whole genome shotgun sequence:
- the LOC129016313 gene encoding nuclear pore complex-interacting protein family member B13 isoform X4 codes for MPVWWLLFWLLLLGFISHHPTYVINSLPDDFHPGTDFCGIPWIVIIIAFLGISTLAIFLWKTSLCVSFLKTVLKSQNVHDGSKDVQRKAWRSNSRSREGIKFGLEDLFTSWRHMEAKVRAEVRKVTGKVNSHYKINGQRKTAEEEKQNMKECEQAENKRQLSEAEENGKSDMKEIHTQLQPFQRRQELQRQAEDCYRCKIAPSARKPLANSGSLFVFLAFGHSLPGQDMDVFFSPHLCAQALQRWMAEKKAAYKRHRCEMRQKQRVPERRMSQQPVQGRPGLENPFWRDSGPHWVPMRNSSGVPAENTEKTKVRMAAVEHHHSSGLPYWPYLTAETLRKRMGHKPPPPTQCYLRGQPHPSVKGCLRLLTLSRLQCPLGPQPHSTTDDFLRRETLQDECALGPEPLPRADDFPRLKTPPEGLFIPISPSPVDSLSLKTPPECLLVPRPPSPVDDFLTPQAPPIERHRLGPVAFPRADDFRRPKEPPDCFFVPLPPSPVDDSLSLKTPPECLLVPVPPSPVDDFLRPQTPPVQCHLRPVPFHRADDIRRLKKPPDCFFAPLPPSPVDSLSLKPPPKCLLVPLPPSPVDDFLTPQAPPVKRRHLGPVAFPQADDFRRPKEPPDCFFLPLPPSPVDDSLSLKTPPECLLVPLPPSPVDDFLIPEEPPIKRCRLGPVAFPRADDIRRLKKPPDCFFAALPPSPVDDSLSLKPPPECLLVPVPPSPVDDFLTPQAPPIERRRLGPVAFPRADDFRRPKEPPDCFFLPLPPSPVDDSLSLKTPPECLLVPLPPSPVDDFLTPEEPPIKRCRLGPVAFPRADDIRRLKKPPDCFFAALPPSPVDDSLSLKPPPECLLVPVPPSPVDDFLTPQAPPIERRRLGPVAFPRADDFRRPKEPPDCFFLPLPPSLVDDSLSLKTPPECLLVPLPRSPVDDFLTPEEPPIKRCRLGPVAFPQADGIRRLKKPPDCFFAPLPPSPVDDSLSLKPPPECLLVPLPPSPVDDFLTPPAPPIKRHHLGPVAFPRADDVRRPKEPPDCFFLPLPPSPVDDSLSLKTPPECLLVPLPPSPVDDFLTPEEPPIKRCRLGPVAFPRADDIRRLKKPPDCFFAPLPPSPVDDSLSLKTPPKCLVVPLPPSAVDDFLTPKTPQLQCHLRPVPFHQADDIRRLKKPPDCFFAALPPSPVDDSLSLKTPPECLLVPLPPSPVDDFLTPQAPPIEHHLGPVAFPQADDFRRPKEPPECFFIPLPPSPVDDSLSLKTPPECLLVPVPPSPVDDFLRPQTPPVQCHLRPVPFHRADDIRRLKKPPDCFDCFLFCFVLCLFVFCFFFIVLEEGVWYVVDSI; via the exons ATGCCGGTGTGGTGGCTGCTCTTTTGGCTCCTCCTGCTGGGATTTATCAGCCATCACCCCACCTAT GTTATCAATTCTCTGCCTGATGATTTTCATCCTGGGACTGACTTTTGTGGAATTCCTTGGATAGTTATCATTATTGCGTTTCTGGGAATTTCTACACTTGCCATTTTCCTCTGGAAAACTAGCCTTTGT gtGTCTTTCCTCAAGACTGTCTTAAAGTCACAAAATGTACATGACGGATCCAAGGATGTACAGCGGAAAGCCTGGAGGTCCAATAGCCGTAGCCGGGAAG gaaTTAAATTTGGCCTGGAAGACCTCTTTACTTCATGGAGACATATGGAAGCCAAAGTTCGAGCTGAAGTCCGTAAGGTGACAGGGAAGGTCAACAGTcattacaaaatcaatggacagaGGAAGACTGCCGAGGAAGA GaaacaaaacatgaaagaatGTGAGCAAGCAGAAAACAAGAGGCAGCTATCAGAGGCAGAGGAGAATGGGAAATCGGATATGAAAGAAATACACACCCAACT GCAACCGTTTCAACGCAGGCAAGAGTTGCAGCGGCAGGCAGAGGACTGCTACAGATGCAAA ATCGCCCCTTCTGCAAGAAAGCCTCTTGCCAACTCaggaagtttgtttgttttccttgcttTTGGACATAGTCTGCCAGGTCAGGACATGGATGTATTTTTCTCCCCACACCTCTGTGCTCAAGCCTTGCAAAGGTGGATGGCAGAGAAGAAGGCTGCCTACAAGCGGCACAG GTGTGAAATGAGGCAAAAGCAGAGAGTGCCAGAGAGACGCATGAGTCAGCAGCCAGTCCAGGGACGACCGGGCCTAGAGAACCCTTTCTGGAGGG ATTCAGGACCTCATTGGGTTCCCATGAGGAACAGCAGCGGCGTCCCAGCTGAAAACACAGAGAAGACAAAG GTCAGGATGGCGGCAGTGGAGCACCATCATTCCTCAGGGTTGCCCTACTGGCCCTACCTCACGGctgaaactttaagaaaaaggaTGGGCCACAAGCCACCTCCTCCAACTCAGTGTTATCTGAGAGGTCAACCACATCCATCAGTTAAAGGGTGTCTGAGACTGCTGACTCTTTCTCGACTACAGTGTCCACTAGGACCTCAACCACATTCTACAACTGATGATTTTCTGAGAAGAGAGACACTTCAAGACGAGTGTGCCCTGGGACCTGAACCACttcctcgagctgatgattttCCGAGACTCAAGACACCTCCCGAGGGTCTTTTCATACCAATTTCCCCTTCTCCAGTTGATTCTCTGAGCCTtaagacacctcccgagtgtcttctggtaccccgtccaccttctccagttgatgattttctcacaccacaggCACCTCCCATCGAGCGTCAtcgcctgggacctgtagcatttcctcgagctgatgattttaggagacccaaggaacctcccGACTGTTTTTTcgtaccccttccaccttctccagttgatgattctctgagcctgaagacacctcccgagtgtcttctggtacctgttccaccttctccagttgatgattttctgagaCCACAAACACCTCCCGTCCAGTGTCACCTGAGACCTGTACCATTTCATCGAGCTGATGATATCCGGAGACTCAAGAAACCTCCTGACTGTTTTTTcgcaccccttccaccttctccagttgattctctgagcctgaagcCACCTCCcaagtgtcttctggtaccccttccaccttctccagttgatgattttctcacaccacaggCACCTCCCGTCAAGCGTCGTCACCTGGGACCTGTGGCATTTCCTCaagctgatgattttaggagacccaaggaacctcccGACTGTTTTTTCTTAccacttccaccttctccagttgatgattctctgagcctgaagacacctcctgagtgtcttctggtaccccttccaccttctccagttgatgattttctcataCCAGAGGAACCTCCCATCAAGCGTTgtcgcctgggacctgtagcgtttcctcgagctgatgatatcaggagactcaagaaacctcctgactgttttttcgcagcccttccaccttctccagttgatgattctctgagcctgaagccacctcccgagtgtcttctggtacccgttccaccttctccagttgatgattttctcacaccacaggCACCTCCCATCGAGCGTCgtcgcctgggacctgtagcatttcctcgagctgatgattttaggagacccaaggaacctcccGACTGTTTTTTCTTAccacttccaccttctccagttgatgattctctgagcctgaagacacctcctgagtgtcttctggtaccccttccaccttctccagttgatgattttctcacaccagAGGAACCTCCCATCAAGCGTTgtcgcctgggacctgtagcatttcctcgagctgatgatatcaggagactcaagaaacctcctgactgttttttcgcagcccttccaccttctccagttgatgattctctgagcctgaagccacctcccgagtgtcttctggtacccgttccaccttctccagttgatgattttctcacaccacaggCACCTCCCATCGAGCGTCgtcgcctgggacctgtagcatttcctcgagctgatgattttaggagacccaaggaacctcccGACTGTTTTTTCTTACCACTTCCACCTTCTctagttgatgattctctgagcctgaagacacctcctgagtgtcttctggtaccccttccacgttctccagttgatgattttctcacaccagAGGAACCTCCCATCAAGCGTTgtcgcctgggacctgtagcatttcctcaaGCTGATGGTATCAGGAGACTCAAGAAACCTCCTGACTGTTTTTTcgcaccccttccaccttctccagttgatgattctctgagcctgaagccacctcccgagtgtcttctggtaccccttccaccttctccagttgatgattttctcacaccaccGGCACCTCCCATCAAACGTCATCacctgggacctgtagcatttcctcgagctgatgatgttaggagacccaaggaacctcccGACTGTTTTTTCTTAccacttccaccttctccagttgatgactctctgagcctgaagacacctcctgagtgtcttctggtaccccttccaccttctccagttgatgattttctcacaccagAGGAACCTCCCATCAAGCGTTgtcgcctgggacctgtagcatttcctcgagctgatgatatcaggagactcaagaaacctcctgactgtttttttgcaccccttccaccttctccagttgatgattctctgagcctgaagacacctcccAAGTGTCTTGTGgtacctcttccaccttctgcagttgatgattttctcacaccaaAAACACCTCAACTACAGTGTCACCTGAGACCTGTACCATTTCATCAAGCTGATGATATCAGGAGACTCAAGAAACCTCCTGACTGTTTTTTCGcagcccttccaccttctccagttgatgattctctgagcctgaagacacctcccgagtgtcttctggtaccccttccaccttctccagttgatgattttctcacaccacaggCACCTCCCATCGAGCATCacctgggacctgtagcatttcctcaagctgatgattttaggagacccaaggaacctcctgagtgttttttcataccccttccaccttctccagttgatgattctctgagcctgaagacacctcccgagtgtcttctggtacctgttccaccttctccagttgatgattttctgagaCCACAAACACCTCCCGTCCAGTGTCACCTGAGACCTGTACCATTTCATCGAGCTGATGATATCAGGAGACTCAAGAAACCTCCTGACTGTtttgactgttttttgttttgttttgttttgtgtttgtttgttttttgttttttttttattgtgttggaGGAAGGGGTCTGGTATGTTGTTGATTCAATTTAG